AGCTCGACGATCGCCTCACGAAGGCATATCGATTGGCAGCAGGCGTTCGACCGAAGCCAAGCACGCTCGAAATTCTGGCAGCGGCCTATCGCGATGAGCTTAAGTATTATGAGTCCGCCCCCGAACAGGCTGCAGCTCTGCTGAAGATTGGTGAATCTAAGCGTGACGAGTCGATCCCTCAGGCCGAACACGCCGCTCTGACCATCGTGATGAGCATGATTTTAAATCTCGATGAAACCCTCACGAGAGGATAACTAATGAATCCCATCCGCGAATTCTCCCTGCTGCAGACACGTCGCCAACTGCTGGGCAATACATCCCGTGCGTTCGGCGCGGCGGCCCTGGCGTCGCTGATGCCCCCAGGTCTTACAGACATGGCCATGGCTGCGGAACCCTCCAGTGGCCAGTTGCCAGGTTTGCCCCACTTCGCCCCGAAAGCCAAACGGGTGATCTACCTGTTCATGGCAGGTGGGCCATCACATATCGACACCTTCGACTATCACCCCAAGATCCGCGAGATGCACGGCAAAGAGTTGCCCGCCGAGATCCGCGGCGATCAGCGCATCACAGGGATGACCAGCGGGCAGAAGTCTTTCCCATGCGTCGCTCCAATGTTCAAGTTCCAAAAGTACGGCGAGCATCAAACCTGGGTCAGTGAACTCTTACCGCACACCGCTGGCATTGTTGATGACATCGCCATTGTAAAATCGGTGAACACCGAGGCGATCAATCACGATCCGGCCATTACCTTCATCAATACCGGCAGCCAACAGCCGGGCAAGCCTAGCTTGGGAGCCTGGCTTAGCTATGGCCTTGGCAGTCCCAACGAAAATCTACCGTCGTACACGGTGATGATCTCCCGCGGCCCCGGGCAAAAGCAGGCCCTTTACGCGCGGCTCTGGAGTGCGGGCTTCCTTTCATCCCGCCATCAAGGTGTCAAACTACGCAGCGAAGCAGAGCCGGTCCTGTATCTCGAAAATCCGGCAGGCGTCGACCGTAATATGCGACGTCGCATGCTTGATCGCATCGCTGAGATCAACGCGTCGCACTACGAAGACTTCGGCGACCCTGAAACCCAAGCCCGCATCGCACAGTACGAAATGGCCTTCCGCATGCAGGCCAGCGTGCCAGACTTAGTCGACCTTTCCGACGAGCCGGAAAGCACGTTCGAGCTTTATGGCCCCGACTCGAAGAAGCCCGGCACATTCGCCCGAAATTGCATCATTGCTCGCCGGCTGGCGGAACGCGGCGTGCCATTTCAACAACTGTTCCACCGCGGCTGGGACCAACACGGCAACCTCCCGAAGCTGATCCGCGGACAATGCGAAGGCATCGACCAACCTGCGGCGGCCCTTGTAAAAGACCTCAAACAACGCGGAATGTTGGACGACACCATGGTTGTCTGGGGCGGCGAGTTCGGCCGGACGATCTACTCGCAGGGGAAGCTCTCCGACGATAGCCACGGCCGCGACCACCACGGCCGGTGCTTTACAATGTGGCTCGCCGGCGGCGGGGTCAAGGGTGGAGTTGAGTACGGGCTGACCGACGACTTCAGCTACAACATCCTCAAGGACCCGGTCCACATCCGCGACTTCAACGCGACGATACTCCACCAGATGGGCATCGACCACAACCGCCTCACCTTCCGCCACCAAGGACTGGATCAACGGCTGACAGGGGTCGAACCGACGAAGGTGGTCAGGGATATTCTGCTGTAGAGCAGGGCATTCCTGTCGCTTTCACGGATTGCACGTGCAAAGCGTCCGGACGCATCACTTCGTCAGAAGGTTGATACCGTGAACTCATCGAAGGCATTGAGATCGTCGAACGATCCAATACCAACTCGCCCTGCGCCAAACGTTTTGTCGGTAACACTCATGTGTGGCGTGGTCATGTCGTCGAAGAAGACTTCGATCAGGCCGGTATCGACATTGCGACGTACCATAACCTGATGCCATTGATCGTCCCAGGGGGTCAGCTTCTCGTTCTTCGTCAGTGCTAACCGCGGAGCTTCTTTGACGATCATGATTTGGCCACTGTGCGGGTCTGGCTTCGCGCCCAGGTGGCAGTAATAGAAGTGCGATGCGTCTTGATAGCCGAAGAAAATACAGCAGTCGCGGTGGTTGCCAGTGTCCTTGGTGCTGCGAACACGGAAGCGAATCTCGCAGTTGCCAACTTCCAGGTCCTTGACCAAGGCGACATGACCCGGGCTGCGTGTGGGAGGCTTGTACTCGCTGCCGCGTTCAGTGATCTCGATCTGACCTCCAGCGTCTTTTGTATTATTCCAGGTCCAAGTTTTGGGATCGAGGAATTCCCAATGCTTAAGGTCGTCAAGCGACTGAACTGGTTTCGCGGCGGTCCCATCAAAGTCATCAGAAAACACGACCTTTCCCTTTGGTGCATCATCGCTATGGGCATCTGCGGTCACCAGAAAGAATACCGACGCCACCAGTATAGACGTCAGGCATACTCGCGCGAGAAACTTGGTACTAATCACAGGATTCACATCTCCTCAATCAAAACAACTTCAGCGAAAAAGATCGACCGATCCAACTCGCTCTTTTCAATGCCATCCGCCATTGTGTCTGCTGGAGGCACCGACTGCAATTGTGCGGATCAGTGGTGACAGCGGATCTGGTTTCAGTTGAAATGCGCATGCACTACTCGAATGCAAACCTTCCCAAGCTATTTAAAAACTTGCGTCTATGGTGCGAACAAACGGAGACTAAAACCGACCAAAATAGAAGATTTGGTGAGATCCACTGACGCCAGAGAGAGCGCATGAAAAAGGCCGCAAACTCTTTGGTTTACGGCCTTTTCTTTTAGCGTGGGTGGAAGGGCTCGAACCTTCAACCTTCGGTTTCGTAGACCGATGCTCTATCCAATTGAGCTACACCCACAGGTTGTTTTGTTTGAATGGGTACCTTATCTACGATTCCCTCTCAAACAAGATCCTGGATTATAGTGATGCGTTAGGTTCCCGTAAAGACGCCTCGGACCGAGTTAGGTTCAGGATCGGGAAAAAATGTCGATTCGGGTCTTAAAATCTAGCAACTACTAAGTCGTTGTCTCCTTTTTACTTCGGCATTTTCCCGAAATTACTTT
Above is a genomic segment from Blastopirellula marina containing:
- a CDS encoding DUF1501 domain-containing protein: MNPIREFSLLQTRRQLLGNTSRAFGAAALASLMPPGLTDMAMAAEPSSGQLPGLPHFAPKAKRVIYLFMAGGPSHIDTFDYHPKIREMHGKELPAEIRGDQRITGMTSGQKSFPCVAPMFKFQKYGEHQTWVSELLPHTAGIVDDIAIVKSVNTEAINHDPAITFINTGSQQPGKPSLGAWLSYGLGSPNENLPSYTVMISRGPGQKQALYARLWSAGFLSSRHQGVKLRSEAEPVLYLENPAGVDRNMRRRMLDRIAEINASHYEDFGDPETQARIAQYEMAFRMQASVPDLVDLSDEPESTFELYGPDSKKPGTFARNCIIARRLAERGVPFQQLFHRGWDQHGNLPKLIRGQCEGIDQPAAALVKDLKQRGMLDDTMVVWGGEFGRTIYSQGKLSDDSHGRDHHGRCFTMWLAGGGVKGGVEYGLTDDFSYNILKDPVHIRDFNATILHQMGIDHNRLTFRHQGLDQRLTGVEPTKVVRDILL